TGCGCCTTGTCTTAAATATCTTAATAAGATTTTTAAGATATGTCAAGGGGTATTTTTGCATTCCCTATTTTACGACGAGGAATTATAAAATGACAGAACTGGAAAAACTACTACAAAAATGGAATGATGGCGTTTTAAGAGGCGCAAAAATAAGATTAGCAAGAGAGCTGCAAGTAGACGATAGCACGGTGTCTGCGTGGGTCGCAGGTCGCGCAAACCCGCCAGCAGACAAGATAGAAAAGATTTCCAAACTGTTTAAAACTTCTGAGCGCGAAGTCAAAGCCGCCTTTGGCATTGAAGATAAAGAATTTTCCCGCTCTTTGCGCGTTACGCCACTGACGGACAAAAACACCATTTCCCTGCCCATTTTGGCCGATGTTCCCGCCGGCCTGCCGGATTTTTCAGATAAAGACGTGGAAACATTCTGGGACATTCCCCGCTGGGTATTTCCCGGAGCAGATTTTGTAGTTAAATGCAATGGAGACTCTTTGGAGCCAAAACTCCACCTGGGCGACTATTGCGTCATCAGAAAAACGACCGAACCCATACACGGCCGCGCGATGGTAGTAAAGACGGAAAACGGCGTGTGTATGAAGGTCATCAAGAAGTTAAAGGACGGCACAATCCAGCTTTGTTCCACCAACCCGAAATACAAGCCGTTTATACCCGAGGAATTAACCATCGTCGGGCTGATCATCGGCTCGTGGAGCCGCCAAGACAAGGAAAACTGGCTTGGTTTAATGTAAGAGGGAAATATATGTATGAATATAAAGTAATTAGTGGCCAAATTTCGGTTGATT
The DNA window shown above is from Elusimicrobium sp. An273 and carries:
- a CDS encoding LexA family transcriptional regulator; its protein translation is MTELEKLLQKWNDGVLRGAKIRLARELQVDDSTVSAWVAGRANPPADKIEKISKLFKTSEREVKAAFGIEDKEFSRSLRVTPLTDKNTISLPILADVPAGLPDFSDKDVETFWDIPRWVFPGADFVVKCNGDSLEPKLHLGDYCVIRKTTEPIHGRAMVVKTENGVCMKVIKKLKDGTIQLCSTNPKYKPFIPEELTIVGLIIGSWSRQDKENWLGLM